One genomic window of Helicobacter canis includes the following:
- a CDS encoding peptidase U32 family protein — MTDTTMYPPSPANHALDSSVSKPIESKVESKKVQLLSPAGNLHKLKIALAYGADAVYGGVSHFSLRTRAGKEFSYEDFAKGVEYAHRLGKKVFVAINGFPFNSQLKLLESHIAKMADLSPDAFIMAAPGVVRLSKRIAPQIPIHLSTQANVLNVLDAEVFYEMGVKRIVAAREISLKDAMEIKKHLPDLEIEIFVHGSMCFAFSGRCLISALQSGRVPNRGSCANDCRFDYEYFVRNVENDELVKFNGKELYVKNPDNGVMMRLEEEEGLGTHIFNSKDLNLSGHIKEILDSGAIDALKIEGRTKSNYYAGITARAYRAGIDGYYSSDVKVDSSFAANELQTLKNRGFTDGYIIHRPYEKTNTQNHQTAISEGSYQVNAEVDESGQWAVCKHTIRVGEAKEIVAPFGCKVACGKSELGEIFTENGVWYMRFDKICLQDNKELDSIHSGNTNAFKLPLPLPPFSFLRERVAGVAID; from the coding sequence ATGACTGACACAACAATGTATCCACCAAGTCCAGCAAATCACGCGCTAGATTCTAGTGTCTCTAAGCCCATAGAATCTAAAGTAGAATCTAAAAAGGTGCAGCTTCTCTCTCCTGCGGGGAATTTGCATAAGCTAAAAATCGCCCTTGCATATGGTGCAGACGCGGTGTATGGAGGGGTGAGCCACTTCTCCCTACGCACAAGAGCAGGCAAGGAATTTAGCTATGAAGATTTTGCTAAAGGCGTGGAATACGCCCATAGACTAGGCAAAAAGGTGTTTGTTGCCATCAATGGCTTTCCTTTTAACTCCCAACTCAAGCTCCTAGAATCTCACATCGCCAAAATGGCTGATTTATCCCCTGATGCGTTTATTATGGCAGCTCCGGGAGTTGTGCGTTTGAGTAAAAGGATTGCCCCACAAATCCCTATCCACCTATCCACTCAAGCCAATGTCTTAAATGTGCTTGATGCGGAAGTTTTTTATGAAATGGGCGTTAAACGCATTGTCGCTGCAAGAGAGATTAGCCTGAAAGATGCAATGGAGATTAAAAAGCATTTGCCGGATTTGGAGATTGAAATTTTTGTGCATGGGAGTATGTGCTTTGCATTTTCTGGGCGATGTCTTATCTCTGCGTTGCAAAGTGGGCGCGTGCCAAACCGCGGAAGCTGTGCGAATGACTGCCGATTTGATTATGAATATTTTGTGCGAAATGTGGAGAATGACGAGCTTGTGAAGTTTAATGGCAAAGAATTGTATGTCAAAAATCCCGATAATGGCGTGATGATGAGGCTAGAAGAGGAAGAGGGCTTAGGGACGCATATTTTTAACTCTAAGGATTTGAATCTTAGCGGGCATATTAAGGAGATTTTGGATTCTGGGGCGATTGATGCGCTAAAGATTGAAGGCAGGACAAAGTCAAATTACTATGCTGGGATTACTGCTAGGGCGTATCGTGCGGGTATTGATGGGTATTATAGTAGCGATGTAAAAGTGGATTCTAGCTTTGCTGCAAATGAGCTGCAAACGCTGAAAAATCGCGGCTTTACTGATGGCTATATTATCCATCGCCCTTATGAAAAGACAAATACCCAAAATCACCAAACCGCCATAAGTGAAGGTAGCTACCAAGTCAATGCTGAAGTTGATGAAAGTGGGCAATGGGCGGTGTGTAAGCATACCATAAGGGTGGGTGAGGCAAAGGAGATTGTCGCACCTTTTGGGTGTAAAGTGGCGTGTGGCAAAAGTGAGCTAGGAGAGATTTTTACAGAAAATGGCGTATGGTATATGCGTTTTGATAAAATCTGCTTGCAGGATAATAAAGAGCTAGATTCTATCCATAGTGGCAATACCAATGCCTTTAAGCTCCCTTTGCCTTTGCCGCCATTTAGCTTCTTGCGCGAGAGGGTCGCAGGGGTTGCTATCGATTAG
- a CDS encoding YraN family protein has protein sequence MAGEEKACKWLESKGFKILARNYCTQFGEIDIIALRDNLLHFIEVKTFAADSLSPRYAITTKKLEKIYASIDVLLFTCRDLWLATESTIPKCKHDTYAIIRTLQALHIDPQNCQYCVDALLIWGDNIELLENISLE, from the coding sequence GTGGCGGGAGAAGAGAAAGCGTGCAAATGGCTAGAATCTAAAGGCTTTAAGATTCTAGCGCGTAATTATTGCACACAATTTGGCGAGATCGACATCATCGCCTTGCGTGATAATCTTTTGCACTTTATTGAAGTAAAGACTTTTGCAGCAGATTCACTCTCTCCGCGCTATGCTATCACGACTAAAAAGCTAGAAAAAATCTATGCCAGCATTGATGTGCTGCTTTTTACTTGTCGTGATCTCTGGCTAGCCACAGAATCCACTATCCCTAAATGCAAGCACGATACTTATGCAATTATACGCACCCTCCAAGCCCTGCATATTGATCCGCAAAATTGCCAATATTGTGTCGATGCGCTACTGATTTGGGGTGATAATATTGAATTACTAGAAAATATAAGTCTTGAGTGA
- a CDS encoding chemotaxis protein — protein MTQEELDALMNEGDSGLQGIDGVESTQEQATSEDVVANEGFDPNNFRVHASKHWPPPPPDKDHKVVHQLDDVTRDTEVKAGEVFDQLDIISSNAEEIIKSSKKIKSYLTAQEELFSKLVEHFPNVESFKSALESTRSILDEVALVSESANNCSDAILQAMDIMQFQDINRQRIERVINVMRALAQYMNSLFESKIDDTKRVASAVYITGDDNPNIADAQDIENLIASFGQKK, from the coding sequence ATGACGCAAGAAGAGCTAGATGCATTGATGAATGAAGGGGATTCTGGCTTGCAGGGTATTGATGGGGTAGAATCCACTCAAGAGCAGGCTACAAGTGAAGATGTTGTCGCAAATGAAGGCTTTGATCCTAATAACTTCCGTGTCCATGCCTCAAAGCATTGGCCCCCTCCCCCGCCAGACAAAGATCACAAGGTTGTCCATCAGCTTGATGATGTTACGCGTGATACAGAGGTAAAAGCCGGGGAGGTATTTGACCAGCTTGATATTATTAGCTCAAATGCGGAAGAAATTATCAAATCCTCTAAGAAGATTAAGTCCTATCTCACAGCCCAAGAAGAGCTCTTTAGTAAGCTTGTGGAGCATTTTCCTAATGTGGAGAGTTTTAAGAGTGCGTTAGAATCCACTCGATCTATACTTGATGAAGTAGCTTTAGTCAGTGAAAGTGCAAACAACTGCTCTGATGCGATTTTGCAGGCTATGGATATTATGCAGTTTCAAGACATCAACCGCCAGCGCATTGAGCGTGTGATCAATGTGATGCGTGCTTTAGCGCAGTATATGAACTCACTCTTTGAGAGCAAGATTGATGATACTAAAAGAGTCGCTTCAGCAGTGTATATCACAGGCGATGATAATCCCAATATCGCCGATGCGCAAGATATTGAGAATCTAATCGCATCATTTGGGCAAAAGAAATAG
- a CDS encoding aspartate carbamoyltransferase catalytic subunit: protein MRHLIETSDLSTDEIEHILHKATQFLPMLESTTLDSTHRPLQSLAHTNIITIFFENSTRTLSSFECAVKNLGGSITRLDVSRSSTSKGETISDTAANLNAMSPHAIIIRHQSSGAPVHLTKSVSCPIINGGDGAHAHPTQALLDLLTLKQCLGQNLAGKKVGIIGDIKTSRVANSNIELLCRYGVDLTLIAPPHFLPLHSKLPCVHNIAEVIDSLDAIISLRTQTERHSKQNYGSLRDYANQFCLTKQLIGDRDIVIMHPGPVHHNIDIEDELLKDPRCKVLQQVRNGVAVRMAVLEFFILETKA from the coding sequence ATGCGCCACCTTATAGAGACAAGCGACCTATCTACCGATGAGATTGAACACATCTTACACAAAGCCACGCAATTTCTCCCTATGCTAGAATCCACAACTTTAGATTCTACTCATCGCCCCTTGCAAAGCCTAGCCCACACCAATATCATTACCATATTTTTTGAAAACTCCACCCGCACGCTAAGTAGCTTTGAGTGCGCGGTGAAAAATTTAGGCGGCTCTATCACTAGGCTTGATGTCTCGCGCTCTTCAACCTCAAAGGGCGAGACAATCAGCGATACCGCCGCAAATCTCAACGCTATGAGCCCACACGCCATCATTATCCGCCATCAAAGCTCAGGCGCACCTGTGCATCTTACCAAATCTGTCTCCTGCCCCATCATCAATGGCGGCGATGGTGCGCACGCTCACCCTACGCAAGCCTTGCTTGATTTACTCACGCTAAAGCAATGCCTAGGACAAAATCTCGCGGGCAAAAAGGTAGGTATTATCGGTGATATTAAAACTTCGCGCGTAGCCAATAGTAATATCGAGCTACTCTGTCGCTATGGTGTAGATCTCACGCTCATAGCCCCACCCCACTTTCTCCCACTACATAGTAAGCTGCCTTGTGTGCATAATATTGCAGAAGTCATTGACTCCCTTGATGCTATTATTTCTCTACGCACACAAACTGAAAGGCACAGCAAGCAAAACTACGGCTCTTTACGCGACTATGCCAATCAATTCTGCCTAACAAAGCAACTCATAGGCGATAGAGATATTGTCATTATGCATCCGGGTCCTGTGCATCACAATATCGACATCGAAGATGAGCTATTAAAAGATCCTCGCTGCAAGGTTTTGCAACAAGTGCGAAATGGCGTGGCAGTGCGTATGGCAGTGTTGGAATTTTTTATCCTAGAGACAAAGGCATAA
- a CDS encoding CoA-binding protein — MPPLNDTQKVQILAQSKTIIIIGLSPDPTKPSHKVAAYLQAQGYTIIPIYPKGGEILGQKAFSTLQECIRALYAQGIHIDIINIFRKSQALPQIAQDIIDLGIKPQCVWVQLGLHNAQAKDMLTRAGIAYEENSCIKLEHQRLCEFIPPHTRI, encoded by the coding sequence ATGCCACCACTCAATGACACACAAAAAGTCCAGATTCTAGCCCAGAGCAAGACAATCATCATCATTGGGCTTTCACCTGATCCCACAAAGCCTAGCCACAAAGTTGCAGCATATTTGCAAGCACAAGGCTACACAATTATCCCCATCTATCCAAAGGGTGGTGAGATCCTAGGGCAAAAAGCCTTTAGCACGCTGCAAGAGTGTATCCGCGCCCTATATGCGCAAGGCATACATATAGACATTATCAACATCTTTCGCAAAAGCCAAGCCCTACCCCAAATCGCACAAGACATCATCGATCTAGGGATCAAGCCACAATGTGTATGGGTGCAGCTAGGGCTACACAATGCGCAAGCAAAAGATATGCTCACACGCGCCGGGATTGCTTATGAAGAAAATAGCTGCATTAAGCTAGAGCACCAAAGACTCTGCGAATTTATACCACCACACACTAGAATCTAA
- a CDS encoding outer membrane family protein, whose amino-acid sequence MKLRKLVFVCLSVGLLQGADIKLNDAPANSFQDAFERGLIYGHAGLLFQQSIDKAPTYGDINLSLGYESRRFMGYKFGAELWLIPKLYEGSPNDFRKSQTYFEMSQIYADYYNQYERFGGTIGRFRANEEWITHFNEGLALSYDQIPNLSLAFMWSLRNAYITPHFSQNYKVFGEYQSGKVGKWTGGAFYLRATLSIPQAPIKLTPYIYLVPDFFVAPGLKGELDLPIAQKVLFKGMVHLTSYVELNDQRKVLNSGGGGIIWAEGGVDMSWIRIGAGIINTPKGGAIYIDGFGQNTPFERADGIFYYNATTPYVFVSSDLWKYVSVYGAFRTSIINAQSVLNWEARMDITPIQNVRMGISALGVSNPTQAPSKFGQNLGSYMIFRGYVEYHF is encoded by the coding sequence ATGAAGCTAAGGAAGCTAGTGTTTGTTTGCTTGAGTGTTGGGCTTCTGCAAGGCGCGGATATTAAGCTAAACGATGCTCCGGCAAACTCCTTTCAAGATGCCTTTGAACGCGGGCTGATTTATGGGCACGCGGGATTGCTTTTTCAGCAATCCATTGACAAAGCCCCAACTTATGGCGACATCAATCTAAGCCTTGGCTATGAATCTAGGCGATTTATGGGCTATAAATTTGGCGCGGAACTATGGCTAATCCCTAAGCTTTACGAAGGATCTCCTAATGACTTTAGAAAAAGCCAAACCTACTTTGAAATGTCGCAAATCTATGCAGACTACTATAATCAATACGAGCGATTTGGTGGGACGATAGGGAGATTCCGCGCTAATGAAGAGTGGATCACGCATTTTAACGAAGGCTTAGCTTTAAGCTACGATCAAATCCCCAATCTCTCTCTAGCATTTATGTGGTCTTTGAGAAACGCCTACATCACTCCACACTTCTCACAAAACTACAAGGTATTTGGCGAGTATCAAAGCGGTAAAGTCGGGAAATGGACAGGAGGGGCATTTTATCTACGCGCGACACTCTCTATCCCTCAAGCTCCAATCAAACTCACACCCTATATCTATCTTGTGCCAGACTTCTTTGTAGCACCGGGGCTTAAAGGAGAGCTTGATCTCCCTATCGCGCAAAAGGTTCTTTTTAAAGGTATGGTGCATTTGACCTCTTATGTGGAGCTAAACGACCAGCGCAAAGTCCTAAATAGTGGTGGTGGTGGGATCATCTGGGCAGAAGGCGGGGTTGATATGTCGTGGATACGCATAGGTGCTGGTATCATCAACACCCCAAAAGGTGGGGCAATCTACATCGATGGCTTTGGGCAAAACACGCCCTTTGAGCGAGCCGATGGGATATTCTACTACAATGCCACGACTCCTTATGTATTTGTCTCTTCGGATTTATGGAAGTATGTGAGTGTATATGGAGCATTTAGGACAAGTATCATAAATGCCCAAAGTGTCTTAAACTGGGAGGCAAGAATGGATATAACCCCTATCCAAAATGTGCGTATGGGGATTAGCGCACTTGGCGTAAGCAACCCCACGCAAGCTCCATCAAAATTTGGGCAAAATCTTGGGAGCTATATGATCTTCCGCGGCTATGTGGAGTATCATTTCTAG
- a CDS encoding homoserine dehydrogenase: MTKQLKVGIIGIGVVGSSVVSILEQNKHIITARTGVEIVVTKGVVRDMHKARNCSIALTTNIDEVLYDDEIDVIIELMGGKDLPYYIAKTAISQGKAFITANKAMLAYHRYELASLARTPIGFEASVCGGIPIINALKVGLSANEILAIRGILNGTSNYILTKMAQDGWDFAQALKKAQELGYAEADPSLDINGLDAAHKLSILASIAYGIDVRPEDVLIEGIEHIACEDIEFAKEFGYCIKLLGIAKKHDNAIELRVHPTMIDEEKLLAKVDGVMNAVSVVGDCAGESVYYGAGAGGYATASSVISDLITIARSLGKQAHTEPMLGFINEQKHTIIPKQDITSKYYLRILADDKHGVLEKIAAILSHNQISISTFLQKPSAQDSSSAQTYAKILLATHTTSEFAIQNAIVGLQSLEVVREKPIIIRIEE; the protein is encoded by the coding sequence ATGACAAAACAGCTCAAAGTGGGGATTATAGGCATTGGTGTGGTGGGCAGCAGTGTCGTATCTATCCTAGAACAAAACAAGCATATCATCACTGCACGCACAGGTGTAGAAATTGTCGTTACAAAAGGCGTGGTGCGCGATATGCACAAAGCTAGAAACTGCTCTATTGCCCTTACAACCAATATTGATGAAGTGCTGTATGATGATGAAATTGATGTGATAATAGAACTTATGGGGGGCAAAGACCTACCTTACTACATCGCCAAAACCGCCATATCACAAGGCAAAGCTTTTATCACTGCTAATAAAGCTATGCTTGCTTACCACCGCTATGAGCTAGCGAGTCTTGCACGCACACCGATAGGATTTGAAGCGAGCGTATGCGGGGGTATCCCCATTATCAATGCGCTAAAAGTGGGCTTAAGTGCTAATGAGATTTTAGCAATAAGGGGGATCTTAAATGGCACGAGCAACTATATCTTAACCAAAATGGCACAAGATGGCTGGGACTTTGCCCAAGCATTGAAAAAAGCGCAAGAGCTAGGCTATGCTGAAGCAGATCCAAGCCTTGATATAAATGGACTTGATGCAGCCCATAAACTCTCAATCCTTGCTAGCATTGCCTATGGGATTGATGTGCGTCCAGAAGATGTTCTCATAGAGGGGATAGAGCATATAGCGTGCGAGGATATTGAGTTTGCCAAGGAGTTTGGCTACTGCATAAAGCTCCTTGGCATTGCCAAAAAGCACGATAATGCCATAGAGCTACGCGTGCATCCCACAATGATCGATGAAGAAAAGCTCCTAGCAAAGGTTGATGGCGTGATGAATGCTGTGAGTGTCGTGGGGGATTGCGCTGGGGAGAGTGTGTATTATGGAGCTGGGGCTGGAGGATATGCCACTGCTAGCTCTGTCATAAGCGATCTTATCACGATCGCGCGAAGCCTAGGGAAGCAAGCCCATACCGAACCAATGCTAGGCTTTATAAATGAGCAAAAACACACAATAATCCCCAAGCAAGACATCACAAGCAAATACTATCTACGAATCCTAGCCGATGACAAACACGGCGTTTTAGAAAAAATCGCCGCAATCCTTAGCCACAATCAAATCTCCATTAGCACATTTTTGCAAAAGCCAAGCGCGCAGGATTCTAGTAGTGCGCAAACTTATGCCAAAATCCTGCTTGCCACACACACAACCTCTGAATTTGCCATACAAAATGCCATTGTAGGCTTGCAATCCTTAGAAGTCGTGCGCGAAAAACCCATCATCATACGCATAGAAGAATAG
- the murC gene encoding UDP-N-acetylmuramate--L-alanine ligase produces MHFIGIGGIGISGLAKYLRAQGAIISGSDIAHSPTTHYLRSLGVQIHIPHDKDAIQDQDLVIHSAIIKHDNPEIIQAKASNIPVLSREQALKLILDSKRVFSVCGAHGKSSISAMLSSILPDFGAIIGAESKEFHSNVREAQSECIIFEADESDKSFLNSNPYLAIIPNAEPEHMETYNHNIQELHTAYTQFLSKASLRCINDSDEFLRSTSVPSLHLNPAKDITDIDYFLEDSMPYTRFFLRNVGEFAVWGLGEHTAQNAALAILAALEFKKADSRAMQETKTLDDICYSASHIQQVRENLKHFAGIKKRFDILCTSPLTIIDDYAHHPTEIKATIQALRIYAKLRGITSITAIWQPHKYSRLFDNLSAFQECFDDLLSMGGKLVILPVWRAGEEKRELDLGQLFAHCNPLLATRTQRNANTLEIYHNDTLLATLAQGIAIGFGAGDITYQLRGAK; encoded by the coding sequence ATCCACTTTATCGGCATTGGGGGTATTGGGATCTCTGGGCTTGCCAAATACCTCCGTGCGCAAGGTGCGATCATTAGCGGCAGCGACATCGCCCACTCTCCTACAACCCACTACCTCCGCTCTCTTGGCGTGCAAATCCATATCCCTCACGACAAAGACGCGATACAAGATCAAGATCTAGTAATCCACTCCGCCATAATCAAGCACGATAATCCAGAGATTATTCAAGCAAAAGCTAGCAATATCCCCGTCCTATCGCGCGAGCAAGCCTTGAAGCTCATTTTAGATTCTAAGCGTGTCTTTAGCGTGTGTGGGGCGCACGGCAAATCAAGCATTAGTGCTATGCTCAGCAGCATACTGCCGGATTTTGGCGCGATTATTGGGGCAGAGAGCAAGGAGTTTCACTCTAATGTCCGCGAAGCCCAAAGCGAGTGCATTATCTTTGAAGCTGATGAATCAGACAAAAGCTTTTTAAACTCCAACCCCTACCTAGCCATAATCCCAAACGCCGAGCCAGAGCATATGGAGACCTACAACCACAATATACAAGAGCTCCACACCGCATATACACAATTTTTAAGCAAAGCCTCTCTGCGCTGTATCAACGATAGCGATGAGTTTTTGCGCAGCACTTCGGTGCCCAGTCTGCACCTAAACCCAGCCAAAGACATCACAGATATTGACTACTTTTTAGAAGATTCTATGCCTTATACGCGATTTTTCTTGAGAAATGTAGGGGAGTTTGCTGTATGGGGGCTAGGCGAGCATACAGCTCAAAATGCAGCCCTAGCAATACTTGCTGCCCTAGAGTTTAAAAAAGCGGATTCTAGAGCTATGCAAGAGACAAAGACACTAGATGATATTTGCTACTCTGCTAGTCATATCCAGCAAGTGCGCGAGAATCTCAAGCATTTTGCCGGGATCAAAAAGCGTTTTGATATTCTCTGCACTTCTCCTCTTACAATCATCGATGACTACGCCCACCACCCCACAGAAATCAAAGCCACTATCCAAGCCTTGCGCATCTATGCCAAGCTACGAGGTATTACAAGCATTACAGCAATATGGCAGCCGCATAAGTATTCACGGCTTTTTGACAACCTAAGCGCATTTCAAGAATGCTTTGATGATCTTCTATCAATGGGCGGAAAACTTGTGATTTTGCCCGTGTGGCGTGCTGGAGAAGAGAAAAGAGAGCTAGATTTAGGGCAGCTTTTTGCACATTGCAACCCCCTGCTTGCCACGCGAACCCAGCGCAATGCCAACACTCTAGAAATATATCATAATGACACTTTGCTTGCCACACTCGCGCAAGGTATCGCCATAGGCTTTGGCGCAGGGGATATTACTTATCAATTGCGAGGTGCAAAGTGA
- the serA gene encoding phosphoglycerate dehydrogenase: MYKIAVCDHIHQKGLDMLASQSDITLLNLASLPKDELLQSLQEVDVAITRSSTAVGDKFLANVPALKAIVRAGVGVDNVDIDACSKQGIVVMNVPTANTIAAVELTMTHILSAIRNFPGANAQLKDERKWKREDWYGTELKGKRVGVIGFGNIGSRVGIRCKAFEAEVLTYDPYILPSKAINAGVSYVKDFDEILSCDIITIHTPKNTETKNMITAKEIAKMKDGVILINCARGGLYNEEDLYQSLQSGKVRWAGIDVFDKEPGTSCKLLDLPNVYVTPHIGANTLESQEEIAKQAAQVAMEAARGIAYPNALNLPSNATQLPDFVGHYTELAQKLGFLCSQLDKSVLTSLEIATQGEISQYIDSLEIYAIVGALKPSLGDKINYVNAPFLAKERGIEIKKKASESSTSYKNLITLTAYTNNGSLSVSGTVFDDNIIRLSAINEFEALIEPKGRMILFKNTDVPGVIGSVGQILGKHQINIADFRLARNAKNEALAVILVDNAVSNAVLQELSQIDACISLHMVVI; this comes from the coding sequence ATGTATAAAATAGCCGTATGTGATCATATCCACCAAAAAGGTTTAGATATGCTTGCTTCCCAAAGCGACATAACTTTACTCAATCTAGCTAGCTTGCCTAAAGATGAATTACTGCAGTCATTGCAAGAGGTTGATGTGGCAATCACTCGTAGCTCCACGGCGGTTGGGGATAAGTTTCTTGCCAATGTCCCCGCTCTTAAGGCGATCGTGCGTGCCGGCGTGGGTGTGGATAATGTCGATATTGATGCTTGTTCTAAGCAAGGGATTGTGGTGATGAATGTCCCAACAGCAAACACCATTGCTGCAGTAGAGCTTACGATGACGCATATTTTGAGTGCGATACGGAATTTTCCGGGGGCTAATGCCCAGCTCAAAGATGAGCGCAAATGGAAAAGAGAGGACTGGTATGGCACAGAGCTTAAAGGCAAGAGAGTAGGAGTGATTGGCTTTGGAAATATCGGCTCTAGGGTTGGGATCCGCTGCAAAGCTTTTGAAGCAGAAGTTTTGACATACGATCCATATATCTTGCCATCTAAGGCAATCAATGCTGGCGTGTCGTATGTAAAGGATTTTGATGAGATTTTATCGTGCGATATTATCACGATCCACACTCCTAAAAATACTGAAACAAAAAATATGATCACCGCCAAAGAAATTGCTAAGATGAAAGATGGTGTGATTTTGATCAACTGCGCTCGTGGTGGGCTATATAATGAAGAGGATTTATACCAAAGCCTGCAAAGTGGCAAGGTGCGCTGGGCTGGGATTGATGTTTTTGACAAAGAGCCAGGGACTAGCTGCAAGCTTTTGGATTTGCCAAATGTCTATGTTACTCCGCATATTGGTGCAAACACACTAGAATCCCAAGAAGAAATCGCCAAGCAAGCAGCACAAGTCGCGATGGAGGCAGCTCGTGGTATCGCCTATCCAAATGCACTCAATCTTCCATCAAACGCCACGCAGCTCCCTGATTTTGTGGGGCATTACACCGAGCTTGCGCAAAAGCTAGGCTTCCTTTGCTCGCAGCTTGATAAAAGCGTGCTAACTTCACTTGAGATTGCAACTCAAGGCGAGATTAGTCAATATATTGATTCTCTTGAAATTTATGCGATAGTCGGCGCATTGAAGCCTTCTCTTGGCGATAAGATCAATTATGTCAATGCGCCATTTCTTGCCAAAGAGCGTGGTATAGAGATTAAGAAAAAAGCAAGCGAGAGTTCTACTTCTTATAAAAATCTCATTACTTTAACTGCCTATACAAACAATGGTAGCCTAAGTGTATCTGGAACAGTGTTTGATGACAACATTATCCGCTTAAGTGCGATCAATGAGTTTGAAGCATTGATTGAGCCAAAGGGGCGAATGATTTTGTTTAAAAATACTGATGTCCCGGGTGTTATAGGGAGTGTTGGTCAAATCCTAGGCAAGCACCAAATCAATATCGCGGATTTTAGGCTTGCGCGCAATGCCAAAAATGAAGCACTTGCGGTGATTTTGGTGGATAATGCAGTCTCTAACGCAGTGCTACAAGAGCTATCGCAAATAGATGCTTGCATTTCCTTGCATATGGTAGTTATCTAG